DNA sequence from the Halobacterium sp. DL1 genome:
GCGTGTCGAGCGCACCGTCGAGGCCGAGGACCCCGACCCGGGCGACGAGGTCGACGTGACGCTGTCGGTGACGAACGAGGGGGCGTTCCTCCCGGACCTCCGCGTCGTCGACGACGTCCCCGAGGGCGTGGCGGTCGTCGAGGGGTCACCGCGACTCGCCACCGCGTTGCGGTCCGGGAAGACCGCGACCATCCGGTACACCATCGAGATGCGGCGCGGCGAGTACGAGTTCGACGCGGTCCGGGTTCGCGCACGCGACCCGAGCGGCGCCCGCGAGACGGAGGCGACCATCCGCGCCGCGTCGACGGTGGCGTCCGTCCCGACGCTGCCGCGACTCGACTCGTTCCCGCTCCGCAGCCAGACCGTCCAGCGCGTGGGCCGGGTCTCCACCTCGCAGGGCGGCAGCGGCGTGGAGTTCCACGCGACCCGCGAGTACCGCCCCGGCGACCCGCTCTCGCGGGTCGACTGGAACCGGCTCGCCCGCACCGGGGAGCTCTCGACGGTGCAGTACCGCGAGGAGCGCGCCGCCACCGTCGTCGCCATCGTGGACGCCCGCGAGCAGTCCCACGTCGCAGACGCCGACGGGGAGAGCGCCGTCGAGTACGGCGTCGAGGCGGCGGGCGGCGTCGCGTCCGCGCTCCTCGACTCGGGGGACAGCGTCGGCCTCGCCGCGTTCGGCCCCCACTGGACGTGGGTCCAGCCGGGCATCGGCCGCGACCACCGCGCCCGCCTCCGGGACCGGCTCGCCCGCTCGCGGGGCTTCGCGGCGCTGCCACCCGAGCGACGGTTCCTCGCCGCACTCGTCTTCCGCCGGCTGAAGAAACAGCTCCCCGCCGACGCCCAGGTCGTCTTCTGCTCGCCGCTCGCCGACGACGACGCCGTCGAGTACGTCCGGCGCATCGAGGCAGGCGGCAACCCAGTCACGGTCGTCTCACCGGACGTCACTGGAACCGACACACTCGGCCAGCAGGTCGCCCGCGTCGAGCGCGCCACGCGCATCCGGTCGCTCCGCCGCGCCGGCATCCGCGTTGTCGACTGGTCGCCGGAGGACTCGTTCCCGGTTGCCGTCGCCACGGCACAGCGGGGGTGGTCGCAGTGACAGAGTTCGACCCGCGTCCGCCGACCACCGCGGTGCTGCCGGCCGCAGTCGCTGCCGCCGTCTCCGTGCTGGCGGTCGTCGCCGGGTCGGTGGTCGGCGCGGCGCTGGTGGGGCCGGGCGCCGTCGGTGTCGTCTACGGCGCCCACACCGCGACACGGCGGTACGTCACCCTCGGTGCGGGTCTCGCGTTCGTCGGCGTCGTCCTCGCCGCCACCCAGGGCCTCCCAATCTCGCTGGCGCTGGTCGCCGGCGTCGCTGCCATCGTCGCGTATGACACCGGCGAGCACGCCGTGACGCTCGGCATCGACGTCGGCAGCCAGGCACCGACGGGACAGTCGGTGCTCGTCCACGCGACTGGGAGCCTCGCGGTCGGGTCGCTCGCCGCCGCCTTCGGCTACGCAATCTACGTCTTCGGGCCCACCAGCCTCCCGGTGACCGGGCTCATCGCGTTGCTCCTGGCCGCCGTCCTGCTGGCGTACGCCCTCGGCGACTAGCCCTGGACGGTCGGCACTTCGACGCTGTCGAGGACGTCGGCGACGACGTCCTGCTTCGCGACGTTCTCGACGGCGGCGTCGGGCGTGAGCACGATGCGGTGGGCGAGCACGTTCGGCGCCAGTCGCTTCACGTCCTCCGGAACGACGTACTCCCGGCCCTTCACGACGGCCCGCGCCCGCGCGGCCTCGAACATGCGCTGGGTGCCCCGCGGACTCACGCCGACCTCGACGCGGCGGTCCTCGCGGGTCGCCCGCGCGATGGATACCATGTACTGGAGGAGGCCGCCTTCGACCCGGACCTCCTCGGGGGCCTGCTTCATCGTCTCGATGCGCTCGGCGTCTAGTACGGCTTCGACCGTGGGACTGCGCGTGTCGCGGCCCGCGCGCCGTCGCAGCAGGTCGAGTTCGCCGGCCTCGTCGGGGTAGCCGATGCCCGCCTTCGCCACGAAGCGGTCCATCTGTGCCTCCGGGAGCGGGAACGTCCCCTCCTGCTCGACCGGGTTCTGCGTCGCGATGACGAAGAACGGCTTCGGGAGCTCCATCGTCTCCCCGTCGATGGTCGCCTGCCCCTCCTCCATGGCCTCGAGGAGCGCGGCCTGGGTCTTCGGCGGGGCGCGGTTGATCTCGTCGGCGAGCACCACGTTCGCGAAGATCGGGCCCGGCTGGAACTCGAACTCCCGGCTCTTCTCGTTGAAGACGTGCGTCCCGAGCACGTCCGAGGGGAGGAGGTCCGGGGTGAACTGTACCCGCTGGAAGGAGAGCCCCAGGGCCGTGGCGACGCTCCGGGCGGTGAGCGTCTTCCCGGTGCCCGGGACGTCTTCGAGGAGGACGTGGCCGTCGGCCAGGAAGCCGACGAGGACCGTTTCGAGGAACTCGCGGTCGGTGATGACTGCCCGCTCGACCTCGTTCAGGACGGCGTCGCACTCGTCACGCGCGCTGGTGACGTCCATGGTCGATTCGAACGACCCGCTCCGTTTAGCGCTATCGGTTGACACGATGGCTGTTTGTGGAACCGAAACCACTAAATCCGAACACGGCGACGTATCGAACGAGCCGAGGTAGCCTAGCCTGGCCAAGGCGGTTGCCTCGAAAGCAACTGTCCACACGGACTCAGGAGTTCAAATCTCCTCCTCGGCGTTTCACTACTGACGACACCGCGAAGCGACTGCTCTGTCGCTTCGCGTGTCTGCGGTGTATCGACGAGCGAGATTTGAATGAGGGCAGTCGCAGCCGGCGAGCGCAGCGAGCCGGTCGCCTGCACGTAGTTCAAATCTCCTCCTCGGCGCTTTTCGGGAACCAAACCGACCAGCGACGCCTGTGTCGCTGGTCGTGTGGGCACGTAAACGCCGTGAGGAGTTTGAACCCTGCAAGACGCAGCGCGAACGCCAGTGAGCGACCGTCTTGCTCCGGTTCAAATCTCCATCTCCTCCTCGGCGCTTCTCCAACACTATCTCACCACAGAGCAACTGCTGTGTCGCCCTGCCCGGGTTGGCGGAACCGCTGGGAGGCGTTCGAAACCTTCTCAGTCGCCGTCAGTCCGCGACGGCTTCCGTGGCCTTCTCCGGGAGCAGTCTGTCCAGCGCGTCCACGACGGCGGTGACGCTGGCGTTTGTGATGTCGCTGTCGCTGGCGTCCACGGACACCGAGCGGTCGCCGCGCGTGACCGTAACGTGGACGGTGACGACGGCGTCGGTGCCACCCGTGATGGCGTCGACGTGGTAGTCCTCGAGGTGGAAGGTGACGTCGCCGAGCGCCTCACGGACGGCGGCCATCGCGGCGTCGACGGGGCCGCTGCCGGTGCCGGCGGCGGTCTGCTCCTCGCCGTCGACGCGGAGGCGGACAGACGCCGTGGGTGTGCCCCCGCCGCTCGCCGCCGTGAGGTCACAGACCTCCACGCGGCGCTCCCGGTCGCCGGAGCGACCGGTGACGTCGTCGGCGATGGCGAGCAGGTCGGCGTCCGTGACGCGCTTCCCGCGCTCGCCGAGTTCGTTCACGCGCTCCACGACGGTGACGAGGTCGTCGTCGCCGACCTCGACGTCGTGTTCGGCGAGCGCGGCTCTCACGCCCGCGCGCCCGGCGTGCTTCCCGAGGACGAGGCGGCGCTCGCGGCCGACCGCTTCCGGCGGGTACGGCTCGTACATGCGGTCGTCCTTCAGCGTGCCGTCGGTGTGGATGCCGGACTCGTGGGCGAAGGCGTTCTCGCCGGAGACCGCTTTGTTCGGCGGGAGCGGGACGCCCGTCGCCTCGCTGACGGTCGCGGCGAGGTCGTAGAGCTGTTCGGTGTCCACGGTGTCGACGTCGTAGCAGTGGTCGAACGCGATGGCGACCTCTTCGAGCGCCACGTTGCCGGCGCGCTCCCCGATGCCGTTGACGGTGGCGTGGACGAGGTCGGCGCCGGCGCCGACGCCCGCGAGCGCGTTCGTCATCGCGAGCCCGAGGTCGTCGTGGGTGTGCACGCTCACCGGTCCGTGCCTGGCGGCGCGCGCGACGCCCTCCCGGACCGCCTCGGGGCTGGCGTGGCCGACGGTGTCTGCGAAGCAGAACCGGTCGGCGCCGGCCTCGCTGGCGGCCTCGGCGAGCCGTTCGAGGAAGCCGAAGTCGGCGCGCGAGCCGTCCTCGCCGATGACCTCGACCCAGAGCCCGTGATCGGTCGCGTACTCCACGAGCTCCCGGGTCGTGGTCAGCACGGCCTCGCGCGTCGTGCCGACCTTCCCCTCGATGTGGCGGTCGCTGGCGGGGACGACGACGTTGACGCCGTCGACGCCGCAGTCGAGTGCGAGTTCGACGTCCCGCTGGACGCCACGGCAGAAGCTCGTGACCGTCGCGTCCAGGCCGAGTTCGGTGACCCGCTGGATTGTCCCGCGTTCGCCAGCGCTCGTGCACGCGCTGCCGGCTTCGACGACGGCGACGCCAGCCGCGTCGAGTTTGCGGGCGACTGTGGCTTTCTGATCGCCGGTCAACGACACGCCGGGGGCTTGCTCGCCGTCCCGGAGCGTGGTGTCGAGAAGTGATACGTCGGCGTCGGCTGATTCAGTAGTGCCGGAGAATTTCGCGTCCAGCCGCCGTGAGGCGACTTCGTCTATCCTCCGTGCCGGTGTGGTCCGACATGGTGTGCCCTAGGTTACTACCCGGGGCCACCTGAAGCTGTGGGGCGTGTCAGGTATTGCCACTACCTCTCAGTCCGCGACGAAGAGGCGGTCACCGACCGAAATGCTGTCGGCGGCGCCAGCGGGCAGTTCGACGAGCGTATCACAGCGCGCTTCGCCGCGGCCGGTCCACGCCGAGAGCCGTTTCACCTGCTGGACTTCGCCGTCCTCGACCCACACGGCGTCGATGTCGAAGGGGACGAACACCATGTGAGCGTCGCGCGCGGCGGGCTTGTCGAAGGGGAAGACGAGCGCGTAGTCCTGGGGCATCGACGTCCTGAACATCAGACCGAGTGTCTGCGAGATGAACGAGTCGGCGGTGTCCACGGTGTGGGCGAGCGTTCTGGACTCGCCGTTGCGTTCGTGGCAGAGGTGCACAGCACCGTGTTCGTCGCGGGTGCGTTAAGCGTTGCGACGCCCCAGTGTGGTTTCGTGGTAGACCCACGATACGAACCAAAAATACAATCTTTACTAGAAAAATATTAAGAAGATACGTACCAATAACAGTCGCAGGGGATTCGAGTGAGAGCCCTACTCATGACAGCCGTACTCGTAGTCGCATCGCTCGCCGCCGGAGTCGGGACCGCTGCCGCGGCACCGGCCCCGGACGCGAACGGCGCCCCGGCACCGGCAGTGGCGCCGGAGCCGACGGCGGAGAACAACTCGACGGACGGCTACCGCGCGGTCGAACCGTCCCAGAACTGGACCGACAAGCCGGTCCTGGAGACCGAGCTGTCGGCGGACGCCGCGTCGACGTCGGACTCCGGGTCGGCGTCCAGTGACGGCGCGGACGGGATGACCAGGCAGTTCCTCACCTTCGGACCGCAGGGGTACACGCTGACCACCTTCGAACTCCGCGAGGTCGGTGACAACGTGGAGGTCTGGGTCGCGGACGACCTCTCGTGGGGCGTCCCGGGCGACCGCGAGACGCCCTCGATCAGTGAGGCGCAGGTCGAGCACCTCGCCGACGAGTTCGACGAGAACATCTACCCGAAGGAGTCCGAGGTGTTCGGGACGCCCGAGGCGCGCAACGGTACCGAGAACCTGATCGGGCCGGAGGGCTACTACAACACCACGAAGAACGCGGGCAACAAGACGGTGCTGCTGGTCCAGAACATCCGCGACCAGAACTACTTCAACCCGGACTACCCGCTGTACATCGCGGGCTACTACTCGCCGACAGTCCAGGACTACTCCGACCGGAACGTCATCAACGTCGACGCCTACGGCTGGTCGAACGTCACCGAGGAATCGCCGAACGTCGGCTACGAGGGGACGCTGGCCCACGAGTACCAGCACCTCATCCACGCCGACCTCGACGCCGACGAGACGACGTGGGTGAACGAGGGGATGTCCGACTACGCCGAGGTCGTCACGGGCTACGGCACGCCCGAGAGCCACCTCTCGGCGTACGAGGAGATGCCGTCGAACTCCCTGACGAACTGGGAGGACCAGGGCGCCATCAACGTCCTCGCGGACTACGGCATTGCGTACGCCTGGACGCAGTACGTCGCCGACCGCTACGGCCAGTCGTTCGTCAGCAACCTCGCCAAGGAGGAGCAGAACGGCATCGCCAGCGTCGACGCGACCCTCGACGAGGCCGGCGCGGGGACCGACTTCGACGGCCTCTACCAGGACTTCTCGACGGCGGTGGTGACCGACAGCCTCGGGAACCCGCCGAAAGACCGGTTCGAGTTCGATAGCGTCGACGTCGGCGTGAACACGTCCACCGACGTGGGGACGGCGGGCGTCTGGGGGACGAACTACCGCACGATAGACACCGCCGAGGCGGGACCGATCACGGACGTCACCGTCTCCGGCACCAACTTCACGGAGACCGAGTGGTCGACGGCCACCGACCCGGTCACCGGCGAGGGCGAGGTGCTGTACAGCGGGTCGGGTAACCTGCTGAACCGCCACGCAATCGTGGAGGCGAACCTTTCCGGGACGGAGAATCCGACCCTCGAGTTCGACTCCTACCAGCGCATCGAGTCGAACTGGGACTACGGCTTCGTCCAGGTGTCGACCGACGGCGGCGAGACCTGGCAGAGCCTCTCGAACGAGCACACCGACGAGTCGGCGGCCGGCGGCGCCCACCCGCGGGTGCAGGCGAACCTCCCCGGGCTGACCGGGAACACCGACGGCTGGCAGGCCCAGTCCTTCGACCTCTCGGCCTACGAGGGCAACGAGAGCGTGCTCGTCTCCTTCCGATACGTCACCGACTGGGCGGTCACAGAGCCCGGCTGGTGGGTGAAGGACGTCTCCGTCGCGGGCGAGTCCGTCTCGACGGACTCTGTCGAGCCCTTCCAGAGCCTCCGGGAGGCGACCGGTGACAACGTCGAGTACCAGTTCACGTTCGTCGGCGTGAAGCACAACGGCAACTACCAGGTCAAACAACTCGACACCCGGACGTTCGACGACGGCGGTGAGCGTGAACTGAAGCAGTTCCTCCACAACGGCAACTTCGAGCGGGTCGTCGTCGCGAGCACGTGGGCCGGGAAGTCCGGTGAGTCGGGCCGCGTGCCGGTCGGCGTGGAGTTCCAGTTCGCCCACGAGAACGGGAACAACGGCAACAACGGAAACAACGGGAACGGCAACGGAAACAACGGAAACCACGGCAACGGGAACGGGCCCCACTGACGCGTCCCGTTTCAGCCCGGAACGTTCCGCCACCCGCTGACGGTACCGCCCTTCTTCTTTCGTGTCGACGCCGCGAGCGACGGCCGCATCGCAGTCGGTCGCCGGGTGAGTGGACGGTAACGTTCAACCGGGTCGAGTGCGTTCACGGGCACGATGAAGAAGACGCCGACCGGCACCGCCGTCGGGGTGGAGGACCCCTACGACCACGCCGGCGTCTGCGACCACGTCACCGGCGACGGGAAGTGCCGGTACGCCTTCGAACACGGCGAGCACGACCCCGAGTTCGCGGCCGAGCGCCGCGCCGAGGAGTTCGCCTGCCCCGTGGCGGAGGGCGACTGGGAGTGGGCCGACTGCCCCCACTACCGCTGCCGCCAGCACGACCGGGAGTGTGCGCGCTGTGGCCTCGAGGAGCGCCGGCAGGCCCACGCCGACGAGCGACCACTCCTCGAGGAACACCACCTCGCGTACGACGACGAGGAGGACGTCGGCCACGAGATTACGGTGTTCCTCTGCCGGTGGTGTCACGCGAAGGTCCACGACTCGTGGGCGCGCATCGACGACGACGTCGGCCCGGACCCGGAGGCCATCGCGGCCGCCGAGGGCCGGCGCAGTGCCGAGCAGTCCGAACTCTCCTTCGAGTCGGCGGCCGAGCGCTTCGAGCCCGAGGACTGACGCACCGAGTGCGGGCGCGTGTCGCTGGCACCCCGAGAGCTAACTGTCGAACCGTCCAAGGTGACGTATGAACGAGGACACGCCGTACCACCTCGGGCACGTCCACCTCAAGGTCCGGGACCTCGACCGCGCGGTGGCGTTCTACCGCGCGGTGTTCGACCTGACGGTGAACGAGACCCAGGGACGGTTCGCGTTCCTCACGTGGGGCGACCACCACCACGACGTCGCGCTGCAGGCGGTCGGCGCGGACGCCCCCGACGCGGGCCGGGGCGTCGGCCTCTACCACGCCGCCATCGAGGTGGACTCCGAGAGCGCGCTGGGAGACGTCTACGACCGCCTCGCCGAACGGGACGTCCCCGTGACGCCCGTCGACCACGGCATCAGCAAGGCACTCTACTTCTCTGACCCCGCGGGCAACGGGCTGGAGGCATACGTGGACACCCGCGAGGAGCAGGAGCAGTCCGCGTGGGCGGGCGAGAACCGACGCTTCGACCCGGCGGTGCTGTAGCGGTCGTTCCCAGCACGGTTTCTCTGGTCAGCGTGCAGAGCGAAACGGCCGTTCGATGCAGTTAAACTGCTGCTCGGTACGTATCTCCACAAAACACTTCCCGCGGTCGTTATTTGATTTTGATATGAATTGGCGGAGTATTGTATTGTCTATTTCCGGAGTACTTCTGCTGTATCTCTCTGTACGTATGGGTGGTCTCTCGACGGGCTATGGAATCGGGCGACCATCGGTACTCCTCCGCGTCGGGATGGGATACGCAGTACTTGGCATACTGACGGGAATTTTGCATCCGACCACCGTCCGGAAGGGAATGTTGAACGCAATGGCGACGATAGCGGTGATCTTCGTCGTCGGTCTCTGTGTGATGTACTACGACTTAGGTGCCCACCCACCGGTGGGA
Encoded proteins:
- a CDS encoding ATPase AAA, translated to MDVTSARDECDAVLNEVERAVITDREFLETVLVGFLADGHVLLEDVPGTGKTLTARSVATALGLSFQRVQFTPDLLPSDVLGTHVFNEKSREFEFQPGPIFANVVLADEINRAPPKTQAALLEAMEEGQATIDGETMELPKPFFVIATQNPVEQEGTFPLPEAQMDRFVAKAGIGYPDEAGELDLLRRRAGRDTRSPTVEAVLDAERIETMKQAPEEVRVEGGLLQYMVSIARATREDRRVEVGVSPRGTQRMFEAARARAVVKGREYVVPEDVKRLAPNVLAHRIVLTPDAAVENVAKQDVVADVLDSVEVPTVQG
- a CDS encoding citramalate synthase (catalyzes condensation of pyruvate and acetyl-CoA to form (R)-citramalate; functions in isoleucine synthesis; belongs to the alpha-IPM synthetase/homocitrate synthase family; it is difficult distinguishing these proteins from enzymes in that family) — its product is MDAKFSGTTESADADVSLLDTTLRDGEQAPGVSLTGDQKATVARKLDAAGVAVVEAGSACTSAGERGTIQRVTELGLDATVTSFCRGVQRDVELALDCGVDGVNVVVPASDRHIEGKVGTTREAVLTTTRELVEYATDHGLWVEVIGEDGSRADFGFLERLAEAASEAGADRFCFADTVGHASPEAVREGVARAARHGPVSVHTHDDLGLAMTNALAGVGAGADLVHATVNGIGERAGNVALEEVAIAFDHCYDVDTVDTEQLYDLAATVSEATGVPLPPNKAVSGENAFAHESGIHTDGTLKDDRMYEPYPPEAVGRERRLVLGKHAGRAGVRAALAEHDVEVGDDDLVTVVERVNELGERGKRVTDADLLAIADDVTGRSGDRERRVEVCDLTAASGGGTPTASVRLRVDGEEQTAAGTGSGPVDAAMAAVREALGDVTFHLEDYHVDAITGGTDAVVTVHVTVTRGDRSVSVDASDSDITNASVTAVVDALDRLLPEKATEAVAD
- a CDS encoding peptidase M6 immune inhibitor A, which produces MRALLMTAVLVVASLAAGVGTAAAAPAPDANGAPAPAVAPEPTAENNSTDGYRAVEPSQNWTDKPVLETELSADAASTSDSGSASSDGADGMTRQFLTFGPQGYTLTTFELREVGDNVEVWVADDLSWGVPGDRETPSISEAQVEHLADEFDENIYPKESEVFGTPEARNGTENLIGPEGYYNTTKNAGNKTVLLVQNIRDQNYFNPDYPLYIAGYYSPTVQDYSDRNVINVDAYGWSNVTEESPNVGYEGTLAHEYQHLIHADLDADETTWVNEGMSDYAEVVTGYGTPESHLSAYEEMPSNSLTNWEDQGAINVLADYGIAYAWTQYVADRYGQSFVSNLAKEEQNGIASVDATLDEAGAGTDFDGLYQDFSTAVVTDSLGNPPKDRFEFDSVDVGVNTSTDVGTAGVWGTNYRTIDTAEAGPITDVTVSGTNFTETEWSTATDPVTGEGEVLYSGSGNLLNRHAIVEANLSGTENPTLEFDSYQRIESNWDYGFVQVSTDGGETWQSLSNEHTDESAAGGAHPRVQANLPGLTGNTDGWQAQSFDLSAYEGNESVLVSFRYVTDWAVTEPGWWVKDVSVAGESVSTDSVEPFQSLREATGDNVEYQFTFVGVKHNGNYQVKQLDTRTFDDGGERELKQFLHNGNFERVVVASTWAGKSGESGRVPVGVEFQFAHENGNNGNNGNNGNGNGNNGNHGNGNGPH
- a CDS encoding glyoxalase; this encodes MNEDTPYHLGHVHLKVRDLDRAVAFYRAVFDLTVNETQGRFAFLTWGDHHHDVALQAVGADAPDAGRGVGLYHAAIEVDSESALGDVYDRLAERDVPVTPVDHGISKALYFSDPAGNGLEAYVDTREEQEQSAWAGENRRFDPAVL